The genomic region GCGGCGTGCCGTGGTGTCGTAGCGCTGGAAATTGAAACCTTGCCGGCGCCCGCCCCGTGCGTGGCGACGGCATGGACGCAGTGTCCAGAGGCGAAACGCCATGGCGTTCCGCGGTTGCAGAATGCATATGCATTCCGCACCGACCACGCGCAGGAGCGCGCGAGGAACGCAACAATGAAGCGAATGCTGATCAACGCAACGCAGGCCGAAGAACTGCGCGTTGCAATCGTGGACGGCCAGACCCTGTACGACATCGACATCGAACAGCCGTCACGCGAACAGAAGAAGTCGAACATCTACAAGGGCAAGATCACCCGCCTCGAGCCCTCCCTGGAAGCCGCCTTCGTCGAGTACGGCGCCGAGCGCCACGGCTTCCTGCCGCTGAAGGAAATCTCCCGCGACTACTTCCAGTCCGGCGTCGACCACAACAAGGCGACGATCCGCGAACTGCTGCGCGAAGGCCAGGAAGTGGTCGTGCAGGTCGACAAGGAGGAGCGTGGCAACAAGGGCGCCGCCCTGACCACGTTCATCTCGTTGGCGGGCCGCTACATGGTGCTGATGCCGAACTCGCCCACCGCCGGCGGCGTCTCGCGCCGGATCGAGGGCAGCGACCGCACCGAGCTGAAGAAGGCGATGGACTCGCTGGCGATTCCCGACGACATGGGGGTGATCATCCGCACCGCCGGCGTCGGCCGCGACGCCGAAGACCTGCAGTGGGATCTGGATTACCTGCTGGGCATCTGGAAGGCGATCACCGACGCTGCGCTGAGCAAGCCCTCGCCGTTCCTGATCTACCAGGAATCGCGGCTGATCGTCCGCGCCCTGCGCGACTACATGCGCCCGGACATCGGCGAGATCCTGGTCGACACCGACGAGATGTACGCCGAGGCGCGCGAGTTCGTCGAATTGGTGATGCCGCACAACCTGCGCAAGCTGAAGCACTACACCGACGACACCCCGCTGTTCAACCGTTTCCAGATCGAATCGCAGATCGAGAGCGCCTATGAGCGCGAGGTCCGCCTGCCCTCCGGCGGCGCGCTGGTGATCGACCAGACCGAAGCGCTGACCGCGATCGACGTCAACTCCGCCCGCGCCACCAAGGGCGGCGACATCGAAGAGACCGCGTTCAATACCAACCTGGAGGCGGCCGAGGAAGTCGCCCGCCAGATGCGCCTGCGCGACCTCGGCGGCCTGGTGGTGATCGACTTCATCGACATGTCGTCCAACCGCCATCAGCGCGATGTCGAGAACCGCCTGGCCCAGGCACTCAGGCAGGACCGTGCGCGGGTCCAGGTCGGCCGCATCTCGCGCTTCGGCCTGCTCGAACTGAGCCGTCAGCGCCTGCGCCCGTCGCTGGGCGAATCCAGCCAGATCGTCTGCCCACGCTGCGATGGCCATGGCCGCATGCGCAGTGTCGAATCGCTGTCGTTGTCGATCCTGCGCCTGGCCGAAGAGCATGCGATGAAGGACAACACCGGCCAGGTGCTGGTGCAGGCACCGACCGAGATCGCGACCTTCCTGCTCAACGAAAAGCGCCGCGCACTGATCGAGATCGAGCAGCGCCACGGTGCGCCGGTGTTGATCGTGGCCGATGAGCAGCTGCACACTCCGCACTTCGAGGTCACCCGCATCCGCGAGAACGAGCTCGAAGAAGAAACCAGCAAGCCCAGCTACCGCCGCGGCACTCCGCGCAAGCTGCCGACCCACGCGCTGACCAAGGCGCATCTGAATATTCCTGCCGCACCGGCGGTGACCGGGGTCAAACCGACCCGCCCGGCCCCGGTGCGTGAGCCACGCGAAGCCGAGGTGCCGGCAACGCCTCCCGCCCCAGTCGTGCAGGCGCCGACCCATTCGATCGGCATGGTCGAGCGCATCCTGCGTTTCTTCCGTGGCAGCAAAGCGGTCGAGACTGCCAGGCCGGAGACCAGGCCCGTTGAAAAGCGCAGCCGCGATGATGGCCGTGGCGAGCAGCGGGCCGACGCTCGCAATGGAAGCGGTCGCCGTGGTGGCAAGAGCCATCGGGGCGAGCAGCGTCGCGAAGACCAGCGCCGCGGCCAGGGTCGCGGTAGCGAGCGCAAGCCCGAGCGTACGGCCGACCAACAGGCCGCCTGGGACGAGGCCCAGAAGGAAGCCGCCCAGACGCGTGCCGGCAAGAGTCAGAAACCGAAGCAGGACGACAAGGAGCAAGCTGCAGGCAGCAACCGTGGTGGACGCAAGTCGCGCACCCGGGACAGGGACAAGCAGGACGACGCCCGGACCAAGGCGGATACGCCAGCAACGCCATCGTCAGCGACCGGGGCCGACAAGGGCTCCGCCGCCGTCGCCGCACCGGTTGCTGCGGAAGCAGTAGTTGCTTCCGTTGCCCCGGCCTCCGTTGATGCCAGCAACGTCAAGGACACACAGAACGTCAAGGACACGCAGCTCGCGGCCCCCGATGCGGCAACCGACGGTGACGATACCGGCGAAGGCACGGGCAGGCGCCGCCGTGGGCGTCGCGGTGGCCGTCGCCGTCGCCGCGGCAGCACCGCCACTGGCGGCGCTATCGCCGCCGACAGCGGCAACGAAAGTTCGGGCGATGATTCACAGGGGGGCTCCGACGGCGTTGCCGATGCCGATGCCGGCGACAACAAAACCCACGACGACAACAGCGACAAACAGACCGCTGAAAGCGCTGCCGTTGTGACCACGGCCGTCAAGGCTGCTCCAGCACGCATGCAGCCGGAGCAAATCGAAGACACCCCGATCGCTGCGGTCAATCGCGACCAGCCGGAGTTCGACTTCGACGATATCGAGCTGCCCGCCGCCAAAACCGGCACCGAGCCGACATCGTTCGCCAGCGACAAGGTCGTTGAAACCACGCCGACCGCGGCCATTGCCGAGCTGGCAGCGGATGACGACAAGGCGCCCGCACCGCCGGCAGTCAAAGCCGAAGCCGAAGCCGATTCTCCGGCACCTGCCACAGTTTCGGATGTTGCATCTGCCACCAGCGAACAGACGGCGACGCAAGCGGCTGAAGAGCCGTCTGCTACCGGCGGTCCGCTCGTCGAGGAAGCGACCGCAGAAGAAGCGTCCGTTGAAGAAGTGTCCGTCCACGAGCAGCGTGTCGACGAACAGCTTGTCGACGAGCAGCCGGCCCCGGTGCAGCCCGTGCAGCCGCTGGCGCCTCCGGCAAGCCTTGCGGTCGTCGGCAACACCGACGTCAGTGAGGAATCGGTTGCCAGGATCCAGGCCCCCGTGCAGTCACCGGCCGAAGCGGATACCCGCCAGGTCGGCCTGTTCGAGGCGGAACCGACGGCAGAGGACGAAGCCGCGGCCGAACCGGAAACCGGATCGGCCGAGGACACGCAGGACGCCGACAAGCGTCACGCCTGACCGGCGCGGCTACCACGCAGACAGAACGGGCCGCCTTCGGGCGGCCTGTTTTTTTTGGGGGTTCTTCTCCCAAGGGAGGAGGAGCTCGCCTACAGCGAAGGCGTAAGCGCTATCGCTTGCGTTCGATTACCGGTTCTCGCCGCCCCGACGCGAGCTGCCGGCCTTGACGGCGAATGTCCCCCGGCCGCCGCCCGTGGCGGCGGCCTCCTCCTTGATATCGCCGTCAAGGCTGACAGCTCGCATCGGATCGCGCGGCCACGCTGAAACGCAAAGCCGGCCCTGGCCGGTGCCGGGGGACATTCGCATCCAAGGGCCTGCGCCCCCGGCGCCCCAACCATCCGACAGACCTGGTGCTTTCCCCTCGACTGGACGAAGAACCTTTTTTGCTGGGGGGACGCCTCCGCTGGGCGTATTTCCCGCTCTAAGCGCGCGGCGCGGATCGCTTTTGCGCGAAGCGCCGCTTACAGTGCGGCGGCCGGGTCCACCAGGCCGTACTGCCCGGCCAGCCGGGCCAGGCCGACGGTATCCTCGACCCCCAACTTGTCGAACAGCCTCGACTTGTGGGTGTACACCGTCTTCGGACTCAGGCTCAGGCGCCTGGCGATTTCGTCCTGGCGGATGCCCTGCACCAGCAGCATCGCCACCTCCAGCTCGCGCACAGTGAGGCCATCGAACGGCGACTGCCCGGCCACCAGACCTTCCATCGCCAGGTGGCGAGCGACACTGCTGGCGAGATAGCGCTTGCCACGGGACACGTCACGCACCGCACTCAGCAGCTCGGTCGCGTCGCCGCCCTTGCCGACGTAACCCGAGGCCCCGGCTTCCAGCAGGCGGCGCGGCATCGGCCCGTCTTCAAGCACCGACACGATGATCACCCGCGACAGGTCGCCGCCGACGATGCGTTCGGTCAGCTTGAGCCCGCTCATGCCCGGCATGTGCAGGTCGCACAGCACCACGTCGGGCTTGAGCCTGCGGATCTCGGGCAATGCCTGCTCGC from Lysobacter alkalisoli harbors:
- a CDS encoding Rne/Rng family ribonuclease, coding for MKRMLINATQAEELRVAIVDGQTLYDIDIEQPSREQKKSNIYKGKITRLEPSLEAAFVEYGAERHGFLPLKEISRDYFQSGVDHNKATIRELLREGQEVVVQVDKEERGNKGAALTTFISLAGRYMVLMPNSPTAGGVSRRIEGSDRTELKKAMDSLAIPDDMGVIIRTAGVGRDAEDLQWDLDYLLGIWKAITDAALSKPSPFLIYQESRLIVRALRDYMRPDIGEILVDTDEMYAEAREFVELVMPHNLRKLKHYTDDTPLFNRFQIESQIESAYEREVRLPSGGALVIDQTEALTAIDVNSARATKGGDIEETAFNTNLEAAEEVARQMRLRDLGGLVVIDFIDMSSNRHQRDVENRLAQALRQDRARVQVGRISRFGLLELSRQRLRPSLGESSQIVCPRCDGHGRMRSVESLSLSILRLAEEHAMKDNTGQVLVQAPTEIATFLLNEKRRALIEIEQRHGAPVLIVADEQLHTPHFEVTRIRENELEEETSKPSYRRGTPRKLPTHALTKAHLNIPAAPAVTGVKPTRPAPVREPREAEVPATPPAPVVQAPTHSIGMVERILRFFRGSKAVETARPETRPVEKRSRDDGRGEQRADARNGSGRRGGKSHRGEQRREDQRRGQGRGSERKPERTADQQAAWDEAQKEAAQTRAGKSQKPKQDDKEQAAGSNRGGRKSRTRDRDKQDDARTKADTPATPSSATGADKGSAAVAAPVAAEAVVASVAPASVDASNVKDTQNVKDTQLAAPDAATDGDDTGEGTGRRRRGRRGGRRRRRGSTATGGAIAADSGNESSGDDSQGGSDGVADADAGDNKTHDDNSDKQTAESAAVVTTAVKAAPARMQPEQIEDTPIAAVNRDQPEFDFDDIELPAAKTGTEPTSFASDKVVETTPTAAIAELAADDDKAPAPPAVKAEAEADSPAPATVSDVASATSEQTATQAAEEPSATGGPLVEEATAEEASVEEVSVHEQRVDEQLVDEQPAPVQPVQPLAPPASLAVVGNTDVSEESVARIQAPVQSPAEADTRQVGLFEAEPTAEDEAAAEPETGSAEDTQDADKRHA
- a CDS encoding response regulator, which produces MTIRVFIVDDHALVRSGMRMILSSEVDIEVIGEAEDSEQALPEIRRLKPDVVLCDLHMPGMSGLKLTERIVGGDLSRVIIVSVLEDGPMPRRLLEAGASGYVGKGGDATELLSAVRDVSRGKRYLASSVARHLAMEGLVAGQSPFDGLTVRELEVAMLLVQGIRQDEIARRLSLSPKTVYTHKSRLFDKLGVEDTVGLARLAGQYGLVDPAAAL